The following is a genomic window from Candidatus Methylomirabilis tolerans.
CCGGAACAGGATAGCGCGGGTCACAAATGATAATCTCCGGATGCCTCCGGCTGATAAATCACCTCTTCTACTTTCAACCTTCTCAACCCTGCGGGAACTTCCCAGGTTATGATGTCCCCGACCCGGTATCCGATCAGGGCGGTTCCGATAGGGGCGAGGACGGAAAT
Proteins encoded in this region:
- a CDS encoding GreA/GreB family elongation factor, with the protein product ISVLAPIGTALIGYRVGDIITWEVPAGLRRLKVEEVIYQPEASGDYHL